From one Sphingomonas xanthus genomic stretch:
- the rpoZ gene encoding DNA-directed RNA polymerase subunit omega, translating to MARVTVEDCVDKIPNRFDLVLMAAQRARQISGGADLTIDRDRDKNPVVALREIAETTVKPKHLEEAIVSNLQRVRIDEDDETDELASLSESAEALRLTAAAPPRPTPSGGDYE from the coding sequence AGATTGTGTCGACAAGATTCCTAACCGGTTTGACCTGGTATTGATGGCAGCGCAGCGCGCTCGCCAGATTTCTGGCGGTGCCGACCTCACCATCGACCGCGATCGCGACAAGAACCCGGTCGTCGCCCTGCGTGAGATTGCCGAGACGACGGTCAAGCCAAAGCATCTCGAGGAGGCGATCGTATCCAACCTCCAGCGGGTCCGCATCGACGAAGACGATGAAACGGACGAACTGGCGTCGCTGAGCGAATCGGCCGAGGCGCTCCGCCTCACCGCCGCTGCGCCGCCGCGGCCTACGCCGTCGGGTGGCGATTACGAATAA
- a CDS encoding winged helix-turn-helix transcriptional regulator, with amino-acid sequence MNYPVVAGEPDIEAFREAALRCPLPAAVELIGEKWAFLILRGALNGLQHFEQFQAGLGIARNILSNRLTRMVEGGILERTQDPDDRRKVIYALTPKGEALLPVVLALRQWGEDWGHGCQDIVLADLRDGLPVRKICVQAADGRPLKLDELMWVDRTTGAKLKRPSA; translated from the coding sequence TTGAATTACCCAGTTGTAGCGGGCGAGCCCGACATCGAAGCGTTCCGAGAGGCGGCCCTGCGCTGCCCGTTGCCTGCGGCGGTCGAATTGATCGGCGAAAAATGGGCCTTCCTGATCCTGCGCGGCGCGCTGAACGGACTTCAGCATTTCGAACAGTTCCAGGCCGGGTTGGGGATTGCCCGCAACATCCTGTCTAACCGGCTCACACGGATGGTTGAGGGTGGCATTCTCGAACGGACCCAGGACCCCGATGACCGCCGCAAGGTTATCTATGCCTTGACGCCCAAGGGCGAGGCGCTGCTTCCGGTCGTGTTGGCGCTGCGCCAGTGGGGCGAGGACTGGGGGCATGGCTGCCAGGACATCGTCCTAGCGGACCTGCGCGACGGGTTGCCCGTTCGCAAGATTTGCGTCCAGGCCGCCGATGGGCGGCCGCTCAAGCTCGATGAGCTGATGTGGGTCGACCGTACGACCGGCGCCAAGCTCAAGCGTCCAAGCGCCTGA